In a single window of the Actinomycetota bacterium genome:
- a CDS encoding aromatic ring-hydroxylating dioxygenase subunit alpha: protein MLTAEQNAELTRVGPGTPMGELLRRYWYPVAFTRQLEEFPVKRVRLLGEDWALYKTRDGSYGVVEEHCPHRRASLVYGVVETEGIRCGYHGWLFGRDGACLDQPAELDKTSFKDRVRARAGRAHELGGMVWVYVGPEPAPLLPRYDVYVMDGVRDFGHALLPCNWLQIMENAVDPHHVEWLHGRYFEFLGNRMGFEAPKSFQRRHVKVAFDEFEHGIIKRRLLEGHTEDDDDWAIGHPMVFPYCMRVGGAGIEQMQIRVPVDDTTTWFVLYTVHAPDGAPAPSQAAIPDYELPWRDEHGNHIVDYVEGQDIMAWVTQGPITDRTVEHLGKSDVGIAMLRKQFKQQLAAVAAGRDPIAVVRDPAANDRIDLPCEKNKFGAGADFALQWMNLGFTRYSPQLDDLLRLHTDAAEVRANA, encoded by the coding sequence ATGCTGACCGCCGAGCAGAACGCCGAGCTGACCCGGGTCGGGCCGGGCACGCCCATGGGCGAGCTCCTGCGCCGCTACTGGTACCCGGTCGCCTTCACCCGCCAGCTGGAGGAGTTCCCGGTGAAGCGGGTGCGGCTGCTCGGCGAGGACTGGGCCCTGTACAAGACCCGGGACGGGTCCTACGGGGTGGTCGAGGAGCACTGCCCCCACCGGCGGGCGTCGCTCGTCTACGGGGTGGTCGAGACCGAGGGCATCCGCTGCGGCTACCACGGCTGGCTGTTCGGCCGCGACGGCGCCTGCCTGGACCAGCCGGCCGAGCTCGACAAGACCTCGTTCAAGGACCGGGTCCGGGCCCGGGCCGGCCGGGCCCACGAGCTGGGCGGCATGGTCTGGGTGTACGTGGGCCCGGAGCCGGCGCCGCTGCTGCCCCGCTACGACGTGTACGTGATGGACGGGGTGCGCGACTTCGGCCACGCCCTGCTGCCCTGCAACTGGCTCCAGATCATGGAGAACGCCGTCGACCCCCACCACGTCGAGTGGCTCCATGGCCGCTACTTCGAGTTCCTCGGCAACCGGATGGGGTTCGAGGCCCCCAAGTCGTTCCAGCGCCGCCACGTCAAGGTCGCCTTCGACGAGTTCGAGCACGGCATCATCAAGCGCCGGCTGCTCGAGGGCCACACCGAGGACGACGACGACTGGGCCATCGGCCACCCGATGGTGTTCCCCTACTGCATGCGGGTCGGGGGCGCCGGGATCGAGCAGATGCAGATCCGGGTCCCGGTCGACGACACCACCACCTGGTTCGTGCTCTACACGGTCCACGCCCCCGACGGCGCCCCGGCCCCGTCCCAGGCCGCCATCCCCGACTACGAGCTGCCCTGGCGCGACGAGCACGGCAACCACATCGTCGACTACGTCGAGGGTCAGGACATCATGGCCTGGGTCACCCAGGGCCCGATCACCGACCGCACGGTCGAGCACCTGGGCAAGTCGGACGTCGGCATCGCCATGCTCCGCAAGCAGTTCAAGCAGCAGCTGGCCGCCGTGGCCGCCGGCCGCGACCCGATCGCCGTGGTCCGCGACCCGGCCGCCAACGACCGCATCGACCTCCCCTGCGAGAAGAACAAGTTCGGCGCCGGGGCCGACTTCGCCCTCCAGTGGATGAACCTCGGCTTCACCCGGTACTCGCCGCAGCTGGACGACCTGCTGCGCCTCCACACCGACGCCGCCGAGGTCCGGGCCAATGCCTGA
- a CDS encoding EutN/CcmL family microcompartment protein → MLLAEVLGRVWAERQVPDLDGRRMVLVRELSTSAAHVAVDLVDVAAGNTVLVVTDDAAQTATGGAAVDAAVVALVAGTDRLPTPIASPTPRRSERRAERTRP, encoded by the coding sequence ATGCTGCTGGCCGAGGTCCTCGGCCGCGTCTGGGCCGAGCGCCAGGTGCCCGACCTGGACGGCCGCCGGATGGTGCTGGTCCGGGAGCTGTCCACCTCGGCCGCGCACGTGGCCGTCGACCTGGTCGACGTGGCCGCCGGCAACACCGTGCTGGTCGTCACCGACGACGCCGCCCAGACGGCCACCGGCGGGGCGGCCGTCGACGCGGCCGTGGTCGCCCTGGTCGCCGGCACCGACCGGCTCCCGACCCCGATCGCCTCCCCCACGCCCCGCCGCAGCGAGCGCCGAGCGGAAAGGACACGCCCGTGA
- a CDS encoding HAD-IA family hydrolase, producing MRRRRALWRAAGARAGGRGRGSGVGRMPVAVLLDMGGVVIPTLFESVAVAGFPGGPFRGEAEYAAVERGEVPERDYWARLAERRPDLDVGALWRACSRVRVEVRAAMGALAGRVRLVAFTNDMAHWFGPGWPGRFPELAGFDQVVEAARLGVLKPDPEAFRRAAAEIGEDPDRCLFVDDLAVNLDGAAAVGMQTLLFEVRDPAGSIAALLARLGLDPDPGPSRPGRVFSVR from the coding sequence GTGCGGCGGCGGCGGGCGCTGTGGCGGGCCGCCGGGGCCAGGGCGGGGGGCCGGGGCCGGGGGAGCGGGGTGGGAAGGATGCCGGTGGCGGTGCTGCTGGACATGGGCGGGGTGGTGATCCCGACCCTGTTCGAGTCGGTGGCGGTGGCGGGGTTCCCCGGGGGGCCGTTCCGGGGAGAGGCGGAGTACGCGGCCGTCGAGCGGGGGGAGGTGCCCGAACGGGACTACTGGGCGCGGCTGGCCGAGCGGCGGCCCGACCTGGACGTGGGGGCGCTGTGGCGGGCCTGCTCGCGGGTGCGGGTCGAGGTGCGGGCGGCGATGGGGGCGCTGGCCGGGCGGGTCCGGCTGGTGGCGTTCACCAACGACATGGCCCACTGGTTCGGGCCCGGCTGGCCGGGGCGGTTCCCGGAGCTGGCCGGGTTCGACCAGGTGGTGGAGGCGGCCCGGCTGGGGGTGCTCAAGCCCGACCCGGAGGCGTTCCGGCGGGCCGCGGCCGAGATCGGCGAGGACCCCGACCGCTGCCTGTTCGTCGACGACCTGGCCGTCAACCTGGACGGGGCCGCCGCCGTCGGCATGCAGACCCTGCTGTTCGAGGTCCGCGACCCCGCCGGGTCGATCGCCGCCCTGCTCGCGCGTCTCGGCCTCGACCCGGATCCCGGCCCTTCCCGCCCCGGCCGGGTGTTCAGCGTCCGATGA
- a CDS encoding PEP-utilizing enzyme yields the protein MSQDRFPSPFEVPTPEGAEGWEQLYNWYHLFGEDRRDLDEQRFWFQDRLHHPGVLHPYDEIQCECWWQALGAFNTRIFAMPPAFGVDQRILNGYLYVTPVPAPPESVPERAELFGRRGGHYYEHWDQIYAEWKDKVTAHLEEIKAIRFAPLPDLEDESVVFDHVGYSSGYRMIEDFSKLVLTMYKTYQYHFELLNVGYAAYLTFFMFAKQAFPDITDQSISRMVGGLHVDLYRPDDELKRLAKEAERLGVGEVVLAAGDPASLFEQLRQGEGGREWVADWERTSDPWFLFNTDPGHPGGYHYYDTWLDDPGIPLASVKEYVRRLRAGEALDRPTDQVLAERDRITGEYRALLAEGDQGAFDEMVALARKVFVYIEEHVLYIEHWIWATFWGKSKELSRALAAMGIFDDPEDMFFLRRYEVMEALYDTVAAWSVGSRARGADYWRPIVTERRRIHEALSAADAVPALGPPPAEVSEPFTVMLWGITTDTVDEWLREGQGDGDGQATLRGVAGSPGVVEGPARVVRHVSQLDEVQEGEILVCPATSPSWSPVFSRIAATVSDVGGIMSHTAIICREYGLPAVIGTGKAVATIKTGQRIRVDGSEGVVTVLG from the coding sequence GTGAGCCAGGACCGCTTCCCCAGCCCGTTCGAGGTGCCGACCCCGGAGGGGGCCGAGGGCTGGGAGCAGCTGTACAACTGGTACCACCTGTTCGGCGAGGACCGGCGCGACCTGGACGAGCAGCGGTTCTGGTTCCAGGACCGGCTGCACCACCCGGGCGTGCTCCACCCCTACGACGAGATCCAGTGCGAGTGCTGGTGGCAGGCCCTCGGCGCGTTCAACACCCGCATCTTCGCCATGCCGCCCGCCTTCGGGGTCGACCAGCGCATCCTCAACGGCTACCTGTACGTGACCCCGGTGCCGGCCCCGCCCGAGAGCGTGCCCGAGCGGGCCGAGCTGTTCGGCCGCCGCGGCGGCCACTACTACGAACACTGGGACCAGATCTACGCCGAGTGGAAGGACAAGGTCACCGCCCACCTGGAGGAGATCAAGGCGATCCGGTTCGCGCCCCTGCCCGACCTGGAGGACGAGTCGGTGGTGTTCGACCACGTCGGCTACTCGTCCGGGTACCGGATGATCGAGGACTTCTCCAAGCTCGTCCTCACCATGTACAAGACCTACCAGTACCACTTCGAGCTGCTCAACGTCGGCTACGCCGCCTACCTGACCTTCTTCATGTTCGCCAAGCAGGCGTTCCCCGACATCACCGACCAGTCGATCTCACGCATGGTGGGCGGCCTCCACGTCGACCTGTACCGGCCCGACGACGAGCTCAAGCGCCTGGCCAAGGAGGCCGAGCGGCTCGGGGTGGGCGAGGTCGTCCTGGCCGCCGGCGACCCGGCGTCGCTGTTCGAGCAGCTCCGGCAGGGCGAGGGCGGCCGCGAGTGGGTGGCCGACTGGGAGCGGACCTCGGACCCGTGGTTCCTGTTCAACACCGACCCCGGGCACCCCGGCGGCTACCACTACTACGACACCTGGCTGGACGACCCCGGCATCCCGCTGGCCTCGGTCAAGGAGTACGTGCGCCGGCTGCGGGCCGGCGAGGCCCTCGACCGCCCGACCGACCAGGTCCTGGCCGAGCGCGACCGGATCACCGGCGAGTACCGGGCGCTGCTGGCCGAAGGCGACCAGGGCGCCTTCGACGAGATGGTCGCCCTGGCCCGCAAGGTGTTCGTCTACATCGAGGAGCACGTGCTCTACATCGAGCACTGGATATGGGCGACGTTCTGGGGCAAGTCCAAGGAGCTGTCGCGGGCGCTGGCCGCCATGGGCATCTTCGACGACCCCGAGGACATGTTCTTCCTGCGCCGCTACGAGGTCATGGAGGCGCTGTACGACACCGTGGCCGCCTGGTCGGTGGGGAGCAGGGCCCGCGGGGCCGACTACTGGCGGCCGATCGTGACCGAGCGCCGCCGTATCCACGAGGCCCTGTCGGCGGCCGACGCCGTTCCCGCCCTTGGGCCGCCGCCGGCCGAGGTGAGCGAGCCGTTCACGGTCATGCTGTGGGGCATCACCACCGACACCGTCGACGAGTGGCTCCGGGAAGGCCAGGGCGACGGCGACGGCCAGGCGACCCTGCGCGGGGTCGCCGGTTCGCCCGGCGTGGTCGAGGGCCCGGCCCGGGTCGTTCGCCACGTGTCCCAGCTCGACGAGGTCCAGGAGGGCGAGATCCTCGTCTGCCCGGCGACCTCCCCGTCGTGGTCGCCGGTGTTCAGCCGCATCGCCGCCACCGTCTCCGACGTCGGCGGCATCATGAGCCACACCGCCATCATCTGCCGCGAGTACGGCCTCCCGGCGGTGATCGGCACCGGCAAGGCCGTCGCCACCATCAAGACCGGCCAGCGCATCCGTGTCGACGGTAGCGAAGGCGTCGTCACCGTGCTCGGGTAG
- a CDS encoding BMC domain-containing protein, whose protein sequence is MPSERAIGLFETRGVVGLTAGIEAMMKTADVECVAVERVSSGYFAAAIQGSIAAVRQAMEAGSEAVRRYGDLRSAQIYPKPHEVASALLANGTAEQLSGRAIESGKKSRGSA, encoded by the coding sequence ATGCCGTCGGAGCGTGCCATCGGCCTGTTCGAGACCCGCGGAGTGGTCGGGCTCACGGCCGGGATCGAGGCCATGATGAAGACCGCCGACGTCGAGTGCGTGGCCGTGGAGCGGGTGTCCAGCGGCTACTTCGCCGCCGCCATCCAGGGCAGCATCGCCGCCGTCCGCCAGGCCATGGAGGCCGGGTCGGAGGCGGTCCGCCGCTACGGCGACCTGCGCTCGGCCCAGATCTACCCCAAACCGCACGAGGTCGCCTCGGCCCTGCTGGCCAACGGCACCGCCGAGCAGCTCTCGGGCCGGGCGATCGAGTCCGGCAAGAAGTCCCGCGGGAGCGCCTGA
- a CDS encoding RidA family protein, which yields MSARRVFATPLGRRLAAPDPERRLAELGLELPALRPKAGLYEGWVSAGDLLFLSGQGADGWTGRLGADLTLDQGRRAARDCALNLLAQTRDALGSLDQVAQMVKVTGFVACTPEFTGVPAVVDGASALLLDLFGDRGGHARSAVGVAALPLGFAVEVEMVVRVGSG from the coding sequence ATGAGCGCCAGGAGGGTGTTCGCCACCCCGCTCGGGCGCCGGCTGGCCGCGCCCGACCCGGAGCGGCGGCTGGCCGAGCTGGGCCTGGAGCTGCCGGCCCTGCGGCCCAAGGCCGGCCTGTACGAGGGCTGGGTGTCGGCCGGAGATCTCCTCTTCCTGTCCGGCCAGGGCGCCGACGGCTGGACCGGCCGGCTCGGGGCCGACCTGACCCTCGACCAGGGCCGCCGGGCCGCCCGCGACTGCGCCCTCAACCTGCTCGCCCAGACCCGCGACGCCCTCGGCTCCCTGGACCAGGTCGCCCAGATGGTGAAGGTGACCGGGTTCGTGGCCTGCACTCCGGAGTTCACCGGCGTCCCGGCCGTGGTCGACGGCGCCTCGGCCCTGCTCCTGGACCTGTTCGGCGACCGCGGCGGCCATGCCCGTTCCGCGGTCGGGGTGGCCGCCCTGCCGCTCGGGTTCGCGGTCGAGGTCGAGATGGTGGTCCGGGTCGGCTCTGGCTAG
- a CDS encoding BMC domain-containing protein, producing MANEAAGFIEAEGFVPIFDAIDTMVKATEVRVNGVMRLGGGLVAVALGGDLATVEEAVEIGEETAKAVSRGKVKSIIFASPSRPVAAIAGNPRLLDG from the coding sequence ATGGCCAACGAGGCGGCCGGGTTCATCGAGGCCGAGGGGTTCGTCCCCATCTTCGACGCCATCGACACGATGGTGAAGGCGACCGAGGTGCGCGTGAACGGGGTGATGCGCCTCGGCGGGGGGCTGGTCGCGGTCGCCCTCGGGGGCGACCTGGCCACCGTCGAGGAGGCGGTGGAGATCGGGGAGGAGACGGCCAAGGCCGTCTCCCGGGGCAAGGTCAAGTCGATCATCTTCGCCAGCCCGAGCCGGCCGGTCGCGGCCATCGCCGGCAACCCGCGGCTGCTGGACGGATAG
- a CDS encoding tRNA U-34 5-methylaminomethyl-2-thiouridine biosynthesis protein produces the protein MSRVFHVSVGDRRRAPQTAPPPAAVPAAGPGPGGGRGPGIVAGYLAPHPPHLIYAENPPQNEPRSRGGWEVLRWAYQEARRRLRERHRPDVLVVHAPHWITMVGHHVNCVPNPRGLSVEPIFPHLLRYRYDFRTDVELATAIADCAADAGLVTRKMTNPGVRVDYATIGALHLLNPDWDIPVVSLSANNNPYFYADADLEQMERLGAATRRAVEETGRRAVLAASNSLSHLHWDREPEVPEDMAAEHPYDDHQYRWDMDLLTLVRAGRTRELRAFLPRHIEATAAEVKAGSLSWLLSALGWPEIPGDVLGYGTIIGTGNAVVEWDPASPARAHPAPPGWTPGPDDADRPRAMTGARS, from the coding sequence ATGTCGCGTGTGTTCCACGTCAGCGTCGGCGACCGGCGGCGGGCGCCCCAGACGGCCCCGCCACCGGCGGCCGTCCCGGCGGCCGGGCCGGGCCCCGGCGGGGGCCGCGGACCGGGCATCGTCGCCGGCTACCTGGCCCCGCACCCGCCGCACCTGATCTACGCCGAGAACCCGCCCCAGAACGAGCCGCGCTCCCGCGGCGGCTGGGAGGTGCTGCGCTGGGCCTACCAGGAGGCCAGGCGGCGGCTGCGGGAGCGGCACCGGCCCGACGTGCTGGTGGTCCACGCGCCCCACTGGATCACCATGGTCGGCCACCACGTCAACTGCGTGCCCAACCCGCGCGGCCTGTCGGTCGAGCCGATCTTCCCCCACCTGCTGCGCTACCGGTACGACTTCCGCACCGACGTCGAGCTGGCCACCGCGATCGCCGACTGCGCCGCCGACGCCGGCCTGGTCACCCGCAAGATGACCAACCCGGGGGTGCGGGTCGACTACGCCACCATCGGCGCCCTGCACCTGCTCAACCCGGACTGGGACATCCCGGTGGTGTCGCTGTCGGCCAACAACAACCCCTACTTCTACGCCGACGCCGACCTGGAGCAGATGGAGCGCCTGGGCGCGGCCACCCGCCGGGCCGTCGAGGAGACCGGCCGGCGGGCCGTGCTGGCCGCCTCGAACTCGCTCTCGCACCTCCACTGGGACCGGGAGCCGGAGGTGCCGGAGGACATGGCCGCCGAGCACCCCTACGACGACCACCAGTACCGCTGGGACATGGACCTGCTCACCCTGGTCCGGGCCGGCCGCACCCGCGAGCTGCGGGCGTTCCTGCCCCGCCACATCGAGGCCACCGCGGCCGAGGTCAAGGCGGGCAGCCTGTCGTGGCTGCTGTCGGCCCTGGGCTGGCCGGAGATCCCCGGGGACGTGCTCGGCTACGGCACCATCATCGGCACCGGCAACGCCGTGGTCGAGTGGGACCCGGCCAGCCCGGCCCGGGCCCATCCCGCCCCGCCCGGCTGGACCCCCGGCCCCGACGACGCCGACCGCCCCCGGGCCATGACCGGAGCCAGGTCGTGA
- a CDS encoding 2-amino-5-chlorophenol 1,6-dioxygenase subunit alpha produces MTVVGAALVPGMPQLLAAEPAPSWKLLADAARQAGQDLRAAGPDAFVVLSTQWFTVLGHQFQVDPNPRGGHVDENWYAYDYGTLDYDLRVDVELAQAWACQAEDLGFQARRTRYDGFPIDTGTVVAGRLVDPGRTRPIALVSCNLYAAAGDLGRIAEAAARAAGELGRRVAFVAVSGLSSGLIQRWIEPAEDRFEDAGHDAWNRRVLDLLAAGRLDEALALREHYAREAQADSQFRALAFLAGSGACDGPARVLEYGPVWGTGAAVVTWLDGS; encoded by the coding sequence GTGACCGTGGTCGGGGCGGCCCTGGTCCCGGGGATGCCGCAGCTGCTGGCGGCCGAGCCGGCCCCGAGCTGGAAGCTGCTGGCCGACGCGGCCCGGCAGGCCGGTCAGGACCTCCGGGCGGCCGGCCCGGACGCCTTCGTGGTCCTGTCGACCCAGTGGTTCACCGTCCTCGGGCACCAGTTCCAGGTCGACCCCAACCCCCGCGGCGGCCACGTCGACGAGAACTGGTACGCCTACGACTACGGCACCCTCGACTACGACCTGCGGGTCGACGTCGAGCTGGCCCAGGCCTGGGCCTGCCAGGCCGAGGACCTGGGCTTCCAGGCCCGCCGGACCCGCTACGACGGCTTCCCGATCGACACCGGCACGGTGGTCGCGGGCCGGCTGGTCGACCCCGGCCGCACCCGCCCGATCGCGCTCGTCTCCTGCAACCTGTACGCGGCCGCCGGCGACCTGGGCCGGATCGCCGAGGCGGCGGCCCGGGCGGCCGGCGAGCTCGGCCGGCGGGTCGCCTTCGTGGCCGTCTCCGGCCTGTCGTCGGGGCTGATCCAGCGCTGGATCGAGCCGGCCGAGGACCGCTTCGAGGACGCCGGCCACGACGCCTGGAACCGCCGCGTGCTCGACCTGCTGGCGGCCGGCCGCCTCGACGAGGCCCTGGCCCTGCGCGAGCACTACGCCCGGGAGGCGCAGGCCGACAGCCAGTTCCGGGCCCTGGCCTTCCTGGCCGGCAGCGGCGCCTGTGACGGGCCGGCCAGGGTGCTCGAGTACGGGCCGGTCTGGGGCACCGGAGCGGCCGTGGTCACCTGGCTGGACGGCAGCTGA
- a CDS encoding PEP/pyruvate-binding domain-containing protein, with product MSYVRWLDGYDPAERARLGGKNASLGELLSAGLPVPPGFAVTVDAYHTVRGHADVRRAVTGLLGEVDLGDAAALEELSAAIRRRIEEVPLDDGVAAAVRSAYDELCERCRAEAVPVAVRSSATAEDLPDASFAGEHDTYLWVRGPDDVLAHLTRCWSSLFTARAIAYRRERGYDHDVVAMSVGVQKMVRPTASGVAFTLNPRDGDRSQVAIEAAWGFGEGIVSGEVTPDSFLVDKVLGEIVQRTISDKAVEYRLGAGDRVERADVAAGRRTAPSLTDDQVKAVARLARQAERHYRHPQDVEWAVDADLPADQAVTLLQARPETVWSRKAATPVATAADPLASIVSTLLSPLHARDHAREGSDAPGP from the coding sequence GTGAGCTACGTGCGCTGGCTGGACGGCTACGACCCGGCCGAGCGGGCCCGCCTCGGGGGCAAGAACGCCAGCCTGGGCGAGCTGCTGTCGGCCGGGCTGCCGGTGCCGCCCGGGTTCGCCGTCACCGTCGACGCCTACCACACCGTCCGCGGCCACGCCGACGTCCGCCGGGCCGTGACCGGCCTGCTGGGCGAGGTCGACCTGGGCGACGCGGCCGCCCTGGAGGAGCTGAGCGCCGCCATCCGCCGCCGGATCGAGGAGGTCCCGCTGGACGACGGCGTTGCCGCGGCCGTCCGCTCCGCCTATGACGAGCTGTGCGAGCGCTGCCGGGCCGAGGCGGTGCCGGTGGCGGTGCGCTCCTCGGCCACCGCCGAGGACCTGCCCGACGCCAGCTTCGCCGGCGAGCACGACACCTACCTGTGGGTCCGCGGCCCCGACGACGTCCTGGCCCACCTCACCCGCTGCTGGTCGAGCCTGTTCACGGCCCGGGCCATCGCCTACCGGCGCGAGCGGGGCTACGACCACGACGTGGTCGCCATGTCGGTCGGGGTCCAGAAGATGGTCCGCCCGACCGCCTCGGGGGTGGCCTTCACCCTCAACCCCCGCGACGGCGACCGCTCCCAGGTCGCGATCGAGGCCGCCTGGGGCTTCGGCGAGGGCATCGTCTCCGGCGAGGTCACCCCGGACAGCTTCCTGGTCGACAAGGTCCTGGGCGAGATCGTGCAGCGCACCATCTCCGACAAGGCGGTCGAGTACCGGCTGGGCGCCGGCGACCGGGTCGAGCGGGCCGACGTCGCCGCCGGCCGCCGCACCGCCCCCAGCCTCACCGACGACCAGGTCAAGGCCGTGGCCCGCCTGGCCCGCCAGGCCGAGCGGCACTACCGCCACCCCCAGGACGTGGAGTGGGCCGTGGACGCCGACCTGCCCGCCGACCAGGCCGTGACCCTGCTCCAGGCCCGGCCGGAGACGGTCTGGAGCCGCAAGGCGGCCACGCCGGTCGCCACCGCCGCCGACCCGTTGGCCAGCATCGTCAGCACCCTGCTGTCGCCCCTGCACGCACGCGACCACGCACGTGAAGGTTCGGACGCGCCCGGGCCGTGA
- a CDS encoding PEP-utilizing enzyme, whose product MADRFPSPFEIETPAGAEGWQELYTYSLPFSTDRREYEDSMFWFQDGVHWPEVMSPWDATFYEFALASLSQYNTRHYLIPPALGVDYRVLNGYAYLSPVGVADPAEIEARVPHFLERAGFYFRNWASLYEQWMGKIRGLIGEMEALQFEPLPDKEDLEVVTEGRGMGSGLELQRSYHRLVDLALQLWQYHFEFLNLGYAAYLDFFGFCKQAFPSIPDLAIAKMVAGVEVDLFQPDEELKKLARLAVDSRVDDAFQRSSAAEVIEALRGSDAGQVWLSQWEASAQPWFNFSSGSGFYHTDEVWLEHLDIPFGFVRDYTAKLREGVDIGRPIEAIRAERDRIVDEYGELLATDEDRAAFEQKLGLARVVFPYVENHNFYVEHWSHSVLWRKMRQLGGVLAKEGFFGADDDIFLLKRDEVPEALWDYYSAWAVGTPPRGPAYWGRELERRRGILTALRSWSPPPALGRPPEVVTEPFTIMLWGITGESVKQWLGAGDGSGDGSLKGFAASPGVAEGPARVIFSADQIGEVQAGEILVAPLTAPSWAPIFGKIGATVTDVGGMMAHAAIVCREYGLPAVTGTAFGTKTIKTGQRIRVDGNQGTVTILEA is encoded by the coding sequence ATGGCCGACCGGTTCCCGAGCCCCTTCGAGATCGAGACCCCCGCGGGGGCCGAAGGGTGGCAGGAGCTGTACACCTACTCGCTGCCGTTCTCGACCGACCGGCGCGAGTACGAGGACTCGATGTTCTGGTTCCAGGACGGGGTCCACTGGCCGGAGGTCATGAGCCCCTGGGACGCCACCTTCTACGAGTTCGCCCTGGCCTCGCTGTCGCAGTACAACACCCGCCACTACCTGATCCCGCCGGCCCTCGGCGTCGACTACCGGGTCCTGAACGGCTACGCCTACCTGTCCCCGGTCGGGGTCGCCGACCCGGCCGAGATCGAGGCCCGGGTCCCCCACTTCCTGGAGCGGGCCGGCTTCTACTTCCGGAACTGGGCCTCCCTGTACGAGCAGTGGATGGGCAAGATCCGCGGGCTCATCGGCGAGATGGAGGCGCTGCAGTTCGAGCCGCTGCCCGACAAGGAGGACCTGGAGGTCGTCACCGAGGGCCGCGGCATGGGCTCCGGGCTCGAGCTCCAGCGCAGCTACCACCGCCTGGTCGACCTGGCCCTGCAGCTGTGGCAGTACCACTTCGAGTTCCTCAACCTCGGCTACGCCGCCTACCTGGACTTCTTCGGCTTCTGCAAGCAGGCCTTCCCCAGCATCCCCGACCTGGCCATCGCCAAGATGGTCGCCGGCGTCGAGGTCGACCTGTTCCAGCCGGACGAGGAGCTGAAGAAGCTGGCCCGCCTGGCCGTCGACTCCCGGGTCGACGACGCCTTCCAGCGGTCCTCGGCGGCCGAGGTGATCGAGGCCCTGCGGGGCAGCGACGCCGGCCAGGTGTGGCTGTCGCAGTGGGAGGCGTCGGCCCAGCCGTGGTTCAACTTCTCGTCCGGCAGCGGCTTCTACCACACCGACGAGGTCTGGCTGGAGCACCTGGACATCCCGTTCGGGTTCGTGCGCGACTACACCGCCAAGCTGCGCGAGGGGGTCGACATCGGCCGGCCCATCGAGGCCATCCGGGCCGAGCGCGACCGGATCGTCGACGAGTACGGCGAGCTGCTGGCCACCGACGAGGACCGGGCCGCCTTCGAGCAGAAGCTCGGCCTGGCCCGGGTCGTGTTCCCCTACGTCGAGAACCACAACTTCTACGTCGAGCACTGGAGCCACTCGGTGCTGTGGCGCAAGATGCGCCAGCTCGGCGGCGTCCTGGCCAAGGAGGGGTTCTTCGGCGCTGATGACGACATCTTCCTGCTCAAGCGGGACGAGGTCCCCGAGGCCCTGTGGGACTACTACAGCGCCTGGGCGGTCGGGACCCCGCCCCGCGGCCCCGCCTACTGGGGCCGGGAGCTGGAGCGCCGCCGGGGCATCCTGACCGCGCTGCGGTCCTGGTCGCCGCCGCCCGCCCTTGGCCGCCCGCCCGAGGTCGTGACCGAGCCGTTCACGATCATGCTCTGGGGCATCACCGGCGAGAGCGTCAAGCAGTGGCTGGGCGCCGGTGACGGGTCCGGGGACGGCAGCCTCAAGGGCTTCGCCGCCTCCCCGGGGGTGGCCGAGGGCCCGGCCCGGGTGATCTTCTCGGCCGACCAGATCGGCGAGGTCCAGGCGGGCGAGATCCTGGTCGCCCCCCTGACCGCCCCCAGCTGGGCGCCGATCTTCGGCAAGATCGGGGCCACCGTCACCGACGTCGGCGGGATGATGGCCCACGCCGCCATCGTCTGCCGCGAGTACGGCCTGCCGGCCGTGACCGGCACCGCCTTCGGGACCAAGACCATCAAGACCGGCCAGCGCATCCGCGTGGACGGCAACCAGGGCACCGTCACCATCCTGGAAGCGTAA